From Pseudovibrio sp. Tun.PSC04-5.I4, a single genomic window includes:
- a CDS encoding outer membrane protein — translation MKYFSNLLSFTAAVMVSTSVAYAADLPAPVFVEEPELPQVQIGGGWYLRGDIGYKVYRDPKVFTQELSLYDEKLDGTGVVGAGVGYRFNDFIRTDLTVDYEWDSDFFGKSACGGACSYAIQRSKIDVWTILFNAYADLGNYNGFMPYLGAGVGVSYVNVHGGNFANPSTGHGKYPGGNKWNLSWALMAGVGYDINENWKIDAGYRYLDIGEVETKKFDRGGGKMVSVKYEDLAAHEVRVGLRYEFGGSSYGGYDEPIMTKY, via the coding sequence ATGAAGTATTTTAGTAATTTGCTGTCTTTTACCGCAGCTGTAATGGTTTCAACTAGTGTTGCTTATGCGGCCGATCTGCCAGCACCCGTATTCGTAGAAGAACCAGAACTTCCCCAAGTGCAAATCGGGGGCGGTTGGTATCTCCGTGGTGATATTGGCTATAAGGTTTATCGTGACCCGAAGGTATTCACACAAGAGTTGTCGCTTTATGACGAAAAGCTAGACGGCACTGGTGTCGTAGGTGCAGGTGTAGGGTACCGTTTCAATGATTTTATTCGCACAGACTTAACTGTTGACTATGAATGGGACTCTGATTTTTTTGGTAAATCTGCATGTGGTGGTGCATGTAGCTATGCGATTCAACGTTCCAAAATTGACGTGTGGACGATCTTGTTTAATGCCTATGCAGACTTAGGTAACTATAACGGTTTTATGCCTTATCTAGGCGCAGGCGTGGGTGTTTCCTATGTAAACGTCCATGGTGGTAATTTTGCAAATCCATCAACGGGTCACGGCAAATATCCAGGCGGCAATAAATGGAACTTGTCCTGGGCATTGATGGCTGGTGTTGGCTACGACATTAACGAAAACTGGAAGATTGATGCGGGCTATCGCTATCTCGACATTGGCGAAGTGGAAACCAAGAAGTTTGATCGCGGTGGTGGCAAGATGGTTTCGGTTAAATATGAAGACCTTGCTGCGCATGAAGTGCGCGTAGGTTTGCGTTATGAATTTGGTGGCTCCTCATATGGTGGCTATGACGAACCTATCATGACGAAATACTAG
- a CDS encoding phosphoserine transaminase: protein MTNMTMPATKPANPNFSSGPCAKRPGWTPAALADAPLGRSHRSKIGKTKLKDAIELTREVLEVPADYKIGIVPASDTGAVEMALWSLLGERPVDMVAWESFGSGWVSDVMKQLKLADARKIEADYGDLPDLNSINFDHDVVFTWNGTTSGVRVPNGDFIPADRKGLTICDATSAAFAQELDFDKLDVVTYSWQKVLGGEAAHGVLILSPRAVERLESYTPAWPMPKIFRLTKGGKLIDGIFSGATINTPSMLCVEDYLDALAWAKDLGGLKALVARADANTAAITNWAEKTEWVDFLAVDPATRSNTSVCLKIVDPEITALDGDAQAAFAKAIVTLLDKAEVAFDIGAYRDAPSGLRIWCGATVETANVEALIPWLDYAFASQKAKLVSA from the coding sequence ATGACGAATATGACTATGCCGGCCACAAAACCGGCAAACCCGAACTTTTCTTCGGGCCCTTGTGCCAAGCGTCCTGGTTGGACGCCTGCAGCTTTAGCGGATGCTCCGCTTGGCAGATCTCACCGTTCTAAAATCGGTAAGACTAAGCTGAAAGATGCTATCGAGTTGACTCGTGAAGTCCTCGAGGTGCCTGCTGATTACAAAATCGGAATTGTTCCTGCTTCTGATACCGGTGCCGTTGAAATGGCATTATGGTCACTGCTCGGCGAACGCCCAGTAGACATGGTTGCTTGGGAAAGCTTTGGTTCCGGTTGGGTTTCTGATGTTATGAAGCAGCTCAAACTTGCGGATGCACGTAAGATTGAAGCTGATTATGGCGATTTGCCAGACCTCAATTCCATTAATTTCGATCATGATGTGGTCTTCACTTGGAATGGTACTACTTCCGGTGTTCGCGTTCCTAATGGTGACTTTATCCCTGCGGATCGCAAGGGTCTGACCATTTGCGACGCGACGTCTGCAGCCTTTGCTCAGGAGCTTGATTTCGACAAGCTGGATGTTGTGACCTACTCTTGGCAGAAGGTTCTTGGCGGCGAAGCTGCTCACGGCGTGCTGATCTTGTCGCCACGTGCTGTTGAGCGGCTGGAGAGTTACACTCCTGCATGGCCAATGCCAAAGATCTTCCGTCTTACCAAGGGCGGAAAGTTGATTGATGGCATCTTTAGCGGTGCAACCATCAATACGCCGAGCATGCTTTGTGTTGAAGATTATCTGGATGCGTTGGCTTGGGCCAAAGACCTGGGTGGACTGAAAGCACTTGTTGCGCGTGCAGATGCAAATACAGCTGCAATCACCAATTGGGCGGAAAAAACAGAGTGGGTTGATTTCCTCGCTGTCGATCCTGCAACTCGTTCCAACACCTCTGTGTGTTTGAAGATTGTTGATCCTGAAATTACGGCATTGGATGGTGATGCTCAGGCAGCGTTTGCAAAAGCGATCGTGACCCTTCTGGACAAAGCAGAAGTGGCTTTCGACATCGGTGCATACCGTGATGCTCCCTCTGGTCTTCGGATTTGGTGTGGTGCAACGGTTGAAACTGCCAATGTTGAAGCACTCATTCCTTGGCTGGATTACGCATTTGCTTCTCAAAAAGCGAAACTTGTTTCCGCGTAA
- the serA gene encoding phosphoglycerate dehydrogenase: protein MAPKVLISDKLSPAAVQIFKDRGCDVDFLPDVGKDKEKLAEIIGQYDGLAIRSATKATEKIIAAATNLKVIGRAGIGVDNVDIPAATAKGIVVMNTPFGNAITTAEHAIAMMFAVTRQIPAADVSTQGGKWEKSRFMGNEVTSKTLGLVGCGNIGSIVADRAIGLKMKVIAFDPFLSQERAIDLGVEKVELEELFKRADFVTLHTPLTDRTRNIIDAAAIESMKDGVYLINCARGGLIDENALRVALDSGKVAGAGVDVFTEEPAKENILFGAPNLVCTPHLGASTAEAQENVALQVAEQMSDYLVNGAVTNALNMPSISAEEAPRLAPFVKLAEQLGSFAGQATETGIKGVRIEYEGHVAEMNVKAMTAAALTGVLRPLLQTVNMVSAPEVARERGIVIEDVRRQQHGAYENYIRLTIITERQERSVAGTVFGDGKPRIIQIKGINMEAELGENMLYVTNEDKPGFIGQLGSILGDAKINIATFNLGRKVEGEEAICLVEIDGKLPETAIAEVEAIQQVKQVKLLHFPG from the coding sequence ATGGCTCCTAAAGTTCTCATTTCCGATAAACTTTCTCCTGCTGCTGTTCAGATCTTCAAAGATCGTGGTTGCGATGTTGATTTTCTGCCAGATGTTGGCAAGGACAAAGAAAAGCTCGCTGAAATTATTGGTCAGTATGATGGTCTCGCGATCCGCTCTGCAACCAAAGCGACTGAAAAGATTATTGCAGCTGCGACTAACCTGAAGGTTATTGGTCGCGCTGGTATTGGTGTCGACAACGTTGATATTCCTGCGGCAACAGCCAAGGGTATCGTGGTGATGAACACCCCGTTCGGTAATGCTATTACAACTGCCGAACATGCCATCGCAATGATGTTTGCAGTAACCCGCCAGATCCCAGCCGCTGATGTTTCCACGCAGGGTGGCAAGTGGGAAAAATCCCGCTTTATGGGGAACGAAGTGACTTCCAAAACACTCGGCCTTGTTGGGTGTGGCAATATTGGTTCTATCGTTGCTGATCGTGCTATCGGTTTGAAAATGAAGGTTATTGCTTTCGATCCATTCCTGTCCCAAGAACGCGCGATTGATCTTGGCGTTGAGAAAGTTGAGCTGGAAGAGCTTTTCAAGCGGGCTGATTTTGTTACGCTGCACACTCCGCTGACAGATCGTACACGTAACATCATTGATGCTGCTGCAATTGAGAGCATGAAAGACGGTGTTTACCTGATCAACTGTGCGCGTGGAGGTCTCATCGACGAGAACGCTCTTCGTGTTGCGCTTGATAGCGGTAAGGTTGCTGGTGCAGGTGTTGATGTATTCACGGAAGAGCCGGCCAAGGAAAACATCCTGTTTGGTGCTCCGAACCTCGTTTGTACGCCTCATCTTGGTGCATCTACTGCAGAAGCTCAGGAAAATGTTGCGCTTCAGGTTGCTGAACAGATGTCTGACTATCTGGTCAACGGCGCTGTTACCAATGCGCTCAACATGCCATCTATCTCTGCTGAAGAAGCGCCGCGCCTTGCGCCGTTTGTGAAGTTGGCTGAGCAGCTCGGTTCTTTTGCAGGACAGGCAACGGAAACAGGCATCAAAGGCGTTCGTATTGAATACGAGGGTCATGTTGCTGAAATGAACGTTAAAGCGATGACAGCGGCAGCGTTGACTGGTGTTTTACGTCCTTTGCTTCAGACTGTGAATATGGTGTCTGCTCCTGAAGTTGCGAGAGAGCGTGGCATTGTTATTGAAGACGTTCGTCGTCAGCAACACGGCGCTTATGAAAACTACATTCGCCTGACTATCATCACTGAGCGTCAGGAACGCTCTGTTGCTGGTACAGTGTTTGGTGATGGCAAGCCGCGTATCATCCAGATCAAAGGCATCAACATGGAAGCGGAGCTTGGTGAAAACATGCTCTACGTAACCAATGAAGATAAGCCGGGCTTTATTGGCCAGCTGGGGTCTATCCTTGGTGATGCGAAGATCAACATTGCGACGTTTAACCTGGGTCGTAAGGTTGAAGGTGAAGAAGCTATCTGTCTTGTTGAGATCGACGGAAAGCTTCCAGAAACGGCCATTGCAGAGGTTGAGGCTATTCAGCAAGTTAAGCAAGTGAAACTGTTGCATTTTCCTGGATAG
- a CDS encoding DMT family transporter: MKAEQTSLSIWAMLFTCALLWGSSFTITNLTIIHVTPVVLVFMRVSLAAVILTIIGIFFRVPLPKTRHDLLLISLLGVLATALPFSLFFWAQLQITGSLASILNATVPIYTVILAQFVIPDERITLAKLFGCIIGAFGVVVTIGFTSFNGSTDLIVPQLACLLGSLSYASANMLARKLSHIPPITITAGQMTAASLALLPVLPWVFDLGEITTAPVEVWYYVVILAVFNTALPFLLFIHVIKNSSATTASLVAFLVPIAAIIIGSTFLGETLSLNQWAGMGIIATALFIIDGRLKLNILQMKKAKENTG, encoded by the coding sequence ATGAAAGCCGAACAGACCTCACTATCAATTTGGGCAATGCTTTTCACCTGCGCCCTTCTTTGGGGGTCCAGCTTCACAATAACAAATCTGACAATTATTCATGTCACACCGGTTGTTCTTGTATTCATGCGGGTTTCACTCGCCGCAGTAATCCTGACGATTATCGGGATCTTTTTTCGTGTACCTCTTCCCAAAACACGACACGACCTCCTCTTGATTTCCCTTCTGGGTGTTCTGGCAACCGCCCTGCCCTTTTCTCTATTCTTCTGGGCGCAATTGCAAATCACCGGCTCGCTGGCGTCCATCCTCAACGCTACAGTGCCAATCTACACCGTCATTCTGGCCCAGTTCGTGATCCCGGATGAACGCATTACACTTGCCAAGTTGTTCGGCTGCATTATCGGTGCATTCGGTGTCGTGGTAACAATTGGCTTTACCAGCTTCAATGGAAGCACTGATCTGATTGTCCCACAGCTCGCCTGTCTTCTAGGCTCGCTTTCTTATGCATCGGCAAATATGCTGGCTCGGAAGCTCAGCCACATTCCGCCCATTACAATTACAGCAGGCCAAATGACAGCAGCCTCACTTGCTTTACTGCCGGTTTTGCCCTGGGTATTTGACTTGGGAGAAATCACAACTGCTCCTGTTGAGGTCTGGTATTACGTTGTCATTTTAGCGGTCTTCAACACCGCTTTACCGTTCCTGCTGTTCATCCACGTGATCAAGAATTCCAGCGCGACCACGGCTTCTCTAGTTGCCTTCCTTGTCCCAATCGCGGCAATCATAATCGGATCAACTTTCCTTGGCGAAACCCTCTCCCTCAATCAATGGGCGGGTATGGGCATCATCGCAACAGCGCTCTTTATTATCGATGGTAGGCTGAAGTTGAACATACTTCAGATGAAGAAAGCCAAGGAAAACACCGGATAA
- a CDS encoding DMT family transporter, translating into MASQRMTLTAWSLLIFIAGLWGGAFFLGKIAVSELQPITLVYFRVTIAAITLWVFVVLTKTQFPLSLKWALRFLVLGSINNIVPFTLIFWGQQYIASGLASILNAFTPIFTMLVMQVLTKDEKLTSVKIFAGALGVVGVGILIGQDALAGSGETVLPQLAVLGAALSYAFAGFYIRRFKGIAPASIATGQLTASSLLLLPVIILTVPLESLGQVSVHIWGSVGTLAVFCTALAYLAFFKLYQLAGATNTSMVTFLIPVSAILLGTIFLGERLEANHWAGMAAIVIALLLMDGRLTTRPTRKQQPVS; encoded by the coding sequence ATGGCTTCACAACGCATGACACTCACAGCATGGTCACTCCTGATCTTTATAGCGGGGCTGTGGGGTGGTGCGTTTTTTCTGGGAAAAATCGCAGTCAGTGAGCTGCAACCCATAACGCTTGTCTACTTCCGCGTGACAATCGCAGCGATTACACTTTGGGTTTTCGTAGTGCTGACTAAAACCCAATTTCCACTCTCCTTAAAATGGGCCCTCAGATTTCTGGTTCTGGGCTCCATAAACAATATAGTACCGTTCACGCTGATCTTTTGGGGGCAGCAATACATTGCCTCCGGTCTTGCATCTATCCTCAACGCTTTCACACCAATTTTCACCATGCTCGTCATGCAGGTCCTTACCAAGGATGAAAAGCTCACCTCCGTGAAAATATTCGCGGGAGCATTGGGAGTTGTAGGCGTTGGAATATTGATAGGACAAGACGCATTGGCAGGAAGTGGAGAGACTGTTCTGCCTCAACTCGCAGTATTGGGCGCCGCTCTTTCCTACGCATTCGCTGGGTTTTATATCAGACGGTTTAAGGGTATTGCGCCCGCATCCATTGCCACAGGGCAGCTCACAGCATCCAGCCTCCTGTTGCTGCCGGTCATTATTCTCACTGTACCCCTAGAAAGCTTGGGTCAGGTCTCCGTTCACATCTGGGGCAGCGTTGGGACACTCGCTGTCTTCTGTACAGCGCTTGCCTACCTTGCCTTCTTCAAGCTTTATCAATTGGCAGGTGCAACCAACACATCCATGGTCACCTTCCTCATCCCAGTCAGCGCAATTCTACTCGGGACCATTTTTCTGGGTGAACGTCTGGAAGCAAACCATTGGGCCGGGATGGCGGCAATTGTTATCGCGCTCCTCCTGATGGATGGTCGCCTGACGACCAGACCAACACGCAAGCAGCAGCCGGTCTCATAA
- a CDS encoding adenylosuccinate synthase, producing the protein MANVVVVGSQWGDEGKGKLVDWLSEQADIVIRFQGGHNAGHTLVIDGTSYKLALLPSGVVRGKLSVIGNGVVIDPHALVAEIARLGAQGVIVTPEILRVADNATLILSLHRELDALREDASPVGTKIGTTKRGIGPAYEDKVGRRAIRVMDLANLSTLPAKIDRLLVHHNAILRGLGREEIAAETIYNELESVADQILPFMEKAWYMLDKARREGKRLLFEGAQGALLDNDHGTYPFVTSSNTVAGQAAAGSGLGPNSIDYVLGITKAYTTRVGEGPFPTEQQNEIGDFLGTKGHEFGTNTGRRRRCGWFDAVIVRQTICTSGITGIALTKLDVLDGLDEIKICVGYELDGERIDYLPASQGAQARVVPIYETLPGWKESTRGARTWAELPAQAVKYVRHVEELIGAPVALLSTSPERDDTILVQNPFQD; encoded by the coding sequence ATGGCCAACGTTGTCGTAGTTGGGTCACAATGGGGTGACGAAGGTAAGGGTAAACTTGTTGACTGGCTTTCTGAGCAAGCTGATATAGTTATACGCTTCCAGGGTGGACACAATGCAGGCCACACGCTTGTTATTGACGGCACGAGCTACAAGTTGGCACTGCTGCCATCTGGTGTTGTGCGCGGCAAGCTCTCTGTCATCGGCAATGGTGTTGTGATTGATCCTCATGCACTGGTGGCTGAAATTGCGCGTCTTGGAGCGCAGGGTGTTATAGTCACTCCAGAAATTTTGCGTGTTGCTGACAATGCCACACTTATTTTATCTTTGCACCGCGAGCTTGATGCTCTGCGTGAAGATGCTAGCCCAGTTGGTACCAAAATCGGTACAACAAAGCGTGGCATCGGCCCTGCATATGAGGATAAGGTTGGCCGCCGTGCGATCCGCGTGATGGACCTTGCAAACCTGAGCACGCTGCCTGCGAAGATCGATCGTCTGCTGGTACACCACAACGCAATCCTGCGTGGCCTTGGCCGTGAAGAAATTGCTGCAGAGACGATCTACAATGAGCTGGAAAGCGTTGCAGACCAGATCCTGCCGTTCATGGAAAAAGCCTGGTACATGCTCGACAAAGCTCGCCGTGAAGGTAAGCGTTTGTTGTTTGAGGGTGCTCAGGGTGCTTTGCTCGATAATGACCACGGAACATATCCGTTTGTAACCTCTTCCAATACAGTTGCTGGTCAGGCTGCTGCCGGGAGTGGTCTTGGTCCAAACTCCATCGATTATGTTCTGGGTATCACCAAAGCTTACACCACGCGTGTAGGTGAAGGACCGTTCCCAACTGAACAGCAGAACGAGATTGGTGATTTCCTTGGTACCAAGGGTCATGAATTTGGAACAAACACGGGCCGTCGTCGTCGGTGTGGCTGGTTTGATGCAGTGATTGTCCGCCAAACCATTTGCACCAGTGGAATCACTGGGATTGCATTGACAAAGCTTGACGTTTTGGATGGACTGGATGAAATTAAGATTTGTGTTGGTTATGAGCTAGATGGTGAGCGAATCGATTACCTCCCAGCATCTCAGGGTGCTCAAGCACGGGTTGTTCCAATTTATGAAACCCTGCCTGGTTGGAAAGAGTCGACACGAGGCGCTCGCACTTGGGCTGAATTGCCTGCACAGGCTGTGAAATACGTACGGCATGTTGAAGAGCTTATTGGTGCACCTGTTGCTCTGTTATCAACAAGTCCTGAACGTGATGACACAATTCTGGTTCAAAATCCCTTCCAGGATTAA
- a CDS encoding ABC transporter permease — MLKRVLKRVSRTVFGLLVFVVLWDVVVRIWEIPPFLLPPPAAVYIAFLNQGAFLLHHASITAYETLLGFIFGVSAGASLALLLSMSHKARQFLLPPITATQSLPVFAIAPLLVLWFGFGLASKVVMAVLVIFFSVTSTFYDGLRRTDFALLDLGKLHRLNRWQTLRFIRIPAALPSLASGMRIAAVFAPIGAVVGEWVGAKGGLAFIMLQANARMQTATMFAALILLAVMVLGLRAIVEFATSRMIYWQKEI; from the coding sequence ATGCTGAAGCGAGTTCTTAAACGTGTTTCCCGGACAGTATTCGGGTTGTTGGTTTTTGTTGTGCTGTGGGATGTAGTGGTTCGGATTTGGGAGATCCCTCCGTTTCTATTGCCGCCTCCGGCTGCGGTTTACATCGCCTTTCTCAACCAAGGTGCTTTTTTGCTGCATCATGCAAGCATCACGGCTTATGAAACACTTCTGGGTTTCATTTTTGGCGTGAGTGCAGGGGCGTCTTTGGCTCTGTTGCTGAGTATGTCGCACAAAGCGCGTCAGTTTTTGTTACCTCCTATTACAGCCACTCAATCTCTTCCTGTGTTTGCGATCGCACCCTTGCTGGTGTTGTGGTTTGGCTTTGGCCTCGCCTCAAAGGTCGTGATGGCGGTTCTTGTCATCTTCTTTTCTGTGACCTCGACGTTTTATGACGGGTTGCGGCGAACAGATTTTGCTCTGCTGGATCTTGGGAAACTGCACCGGCTTAACCGGTGGCAAACACTCCGTTTTATTCGTATTCCAGCCGCGTTACCTTCGCTGGCCTCTGGTATGCGGATTGCAGCGGTGTTTGCGCCAATTGGTGCGGTGGTTGGTGAATGGGTTGGTGCAAAAGGTGGATTGGCTTTCATCATGCTGCAGGCAAATGCGCGGATGCAGACGGCGACGATGTTTGCAGCGCTGATTTTGCTTGCGGTGATGGTTTTGGGCCTTCGGGCCATTGTTGAATTTGCCACTTCTCGGATGATCTACTGGCAAAAAGAGATTTAG
- a CDS encoding ABC transporter substrate-binding protein, which translates to MKKLGMLFGAALLASTLQVQASDKLTVLLDWFANADHAPIIVAQARGFFEKEGLDVELIEPADPSMPPKLVAAGQGDIAVSYQQTLHPQIDAGLPLVRIGTLVATPLNTLIVLENGPIKTLADLKGKRIGYSTSGFESAMLGKMLSSAGVSIDDVELINVNFSLSPALMAGQVDAVIGGYRNFELNQMEIEGAKGRAFYPEENGVPVYDELIYVAHKDKLDDPRLKKFINAIEAATVYLLNNPDDSWKGFLEVYPNLDDELNKRAWADTLPRFASRPAAMDNGRYERFANFLLEQGLIKTAPPVETYAVELR; encoded by the coding sequence ATGAAAAAACTGGGTATGTTGTTTGGGGCAGCGCTGCTTGCCAGTACGCTTCAGGTACAGGCTTCTGATAAGCTGACTGTGTTGTTGGATTGGTTTGCGAACGCCGACCACGCGCCAATTATCGTTGCGCAGGCACGTGGTTTCTTTGAAAAAGAAGGCCTTGATGTTGAGCTGATTGAGCCAGCTGATCCTTCTATGCCACCAAAGCTTGTTGCAGCAGGACAGGGCGATATTGCCGTCTCCTATCAGCAGACGCTTCACCCGCAAATCGATGCGGGTCTGCCTTTGGTGCGTATCGGGACACTGGTTGCCACGCCGCTTAACACTCTGATTGTTCTGGAAAATGGGCCGATCAAGACATTGGCTGACCTTAAAGGCAAGCGTATTGGTTATTCTACCTCCGGCTTTGAAAGTGCGATGTTGGGCAAGATGCTGTCCAGCGCTGGCGTTTCGATTGATGATGTTGAGCTGATCAATGTGAACTTCTCTCTGTCTCCTGCTTTGATGGCTGGCCAGGTTGATGCGGTGATTGGCGGCTACCGTAACTTTGAGCTGAACCAGATGGAAATTGAAGGCGCGAAAGGCCGTGCGTTCTACCCGGAAGAGAATGGCGTGCCGGTTTATGATGAGCTGATTTATGTGGCTCACAAAGACAAACTGGATGATCCACGCCTGAAGAAATTCATCAATGCGATTGAAGCGGCAACCGTTTACCTGCTCAACAACCCTGATGACTCATGGAAAGGCTTCCTTGAGGTTTACCCAAATCTTGATGATGAGCTGAACAAGCGAGCATGGGCCGATACTTTGCCACGCTTCGCAAGCCGCCCAGCTGCCATGGACAATGGTCGTTATGAGCGTTTTGCGAACTTCTTGCTGGAGCAGGGGTTGATTAAAACAGCTCCCCCTGTTGAGACCTACGCAGTTGAATTGCGCTAA
- a CDS encoding CHASE2 domain-containing protein codes for MLGSGRLSQTNRMLAAVTAGLLITIAALLRILYPQVLDGVAYVSQSALQLAWPNTQSASPVYTIHLTQESNRQTQEPVYQRLELAQTLEKLGEYTPKLIILDLDLRKEDPTSPALRSIVYDKLLSSNRSFYPNHDALLQSVISRHPVLLNRPLSDIEAAKPPLSIFITSAKSVGYQDASQYSEGAVRLTYPLQLGVKGQPRNSLAMEAYLYGTANTQTSSPLEETELRFQLKNIPVSSDAEMLIYTNYQASQQILNASDLLGVQGTSKFWPPKQGSYFVIGLNDRSSERHAQALQTLQTANFIRTPSWAQHAELAMLIGVGVVIVLFSATQGFWLSLLITVLAIAAINGVALHQFALKNIVLEPFFPTLVVLLAFAVTNGIRRITFNSTRTKTKERFVGILSPKLMQKLLVQSEEFPLEGNQREITCLTTRIRRFNRYYEGLAPHDLASFSNTFQTAHLDEVHSHDGTLNLLATSGLSAYWNAPMDDPFHASHACRTAIEMQKQMTRFNLKDRFHFSQKNMKAHEVTLDIGISTGQAALGETGTRRHFRYAPLGRCVDLAEELSRHCAAAGHNLLICETTRGHMQELATLETVPVKIGHYQIRAFALLGDPSMAFSEAFLKLKNIHCNMAHALFEEADRKKALTLLDECKSLADESHAPIYAAFEKHILSDLSLNETLKDAAQ; via the coding sequence ATGCTTGGCTCTGGCAGGTTATCGCAGACCAACCGCATGCTTGCGGCGGTTACTGCAGGATTACTCATTACTATTGCCGCACTTCTCCGTATCCTCTACCCGCAGGTATTGGATGGCGTCGCTTATGTAAGTCAAAGTGCATTGCAATTGGCCTGGCCAAACACGCAATCAGCATCTCCCGTATACACGATCCATCTTACGCAAGAATCAAACAGGCAAACGCAGGAGCCGGTGTACCAGCGTCTAGAGTTGGCGCAAACCCTTGAAAAACTGGGGGAATACACACCAAAATTGATCATTCTGGACTTGGACCTTCGGAAGGAGGATCCAACATCACCCGCATTGCGCAGCATTGTCTATGATAAATTGCTGTCCTCAAACAGATCATTTTATCCAAATCACGATGCTCTGCTGCAATCCGTCATCTCTCGACATCCAGTTCTACTCAACAGACCACTTTCAGATATAGAGGCAGCCAAACCGCCCCTCTCTATCTTCATCACCTCTGCAAAATCAGTCGGTTATCAAGATGCCTCTCAATATAGTGAAGGTGCTGTTCGCTTAACTTACCCACTCCAGTTAGGAGTGAAAGGCCAGCCGCGCAACTCGCTTGCGATGGAGGCTTATCTGTACGGCACTGCAAACACACAGACATCCTCGCCCTTAGAGGAAACAGAGCTCCGCTTCCAACTTAAGAATATTCCAGTTTCATCAGACGCCGAAATGCTCATCTACACAAATTACCAAGCTTCTCAGCAGATCCTTAATGCATCAGATCTATTAGGAGTGCAGGGAACCTCTAAATTTTGGCCGCCCAAACAGGGCAGTTATTTTGTCATTGGCTTGAATGATCGAAGCTCAGAGCGCCATGCACAGGCCCTCCAAACGCTGCAAACCGCTAATTTCATAAGGACTCCCAGTTGGGCACAACATGCTGAATTGGCGATGTTAATCGGGGTGGGTGTTGTTATCGTTCTCTTTTCGGCGACACAAGGGTTTTGGCTCAGTCTGCTCATAACGGTTCTGGCTATTGCAGCAATAAACGGGGTTGCGCTTCATCAATTTGCTCTTAAAAATATCGTCCTCGAACCATTTTTCCCAACACTGGTAGTGCTGCTGGCCTTTGCGGTCACCAACGGCATTCGGCGTATCACGTTCAACAGTACTCGCACCAAAACCAAGGAGCGTTTCGTTGGGATTTTATCGCCCAAACTCATGCAAAAGCTGCTTGTCCAGTCTGAAGAGTTCCCGCTTGAAGGTAATCAGCGTGAAATAACCTGCCTTACAACGCGCATACGCCGCTTTAACCGATATTATGAGGGTTTGGCTCCTCATGACCTCGCAAGCTTCTCCAACACCTTCCAAACAGCTCATTTAGATGAGGTCCACAGCCATGATGGAACGCTGAACCTGCTCGCGACATCTGGGTTAAGCGCTTATTGGAATGCACCAATGGATGATCCGTTCCATGCATCCCATGCCTGCCGTACGGCTATAGAAATGCAAAAGCAGATGACACGGTTCAATCTCAAAGACCGGTTCCACTTTTCCCAGAAAAACATGAAGGCCCACGAAGTTACCCTGGATATTGGCATTTCGACTGGACAAGCAGCCCTTGGTGAAACTGGCACAAGAAGGCATTTCCGTTACGCACCTTTAGGTCGCTGTGTTGATTTGGCCGAAGAGTTGTCCCGTCATTGCGCAGCAGCTGGTCACAATCTGCTTATTTGCGAGACCACACGCGGTCATATGCAAGAACTGGCAACACTGGAAACAGTGCCGGTGAAGATCGGGCACTATCAGATCCGCGCCTTTGCACTTCTCGGAGATCCATCCATGGCTTTTTCTGAGGCTTTCCTGAAACTCAAGAACATTCATTGCAATATGGCTCATGCTTTATTCGAGGAAGCAGACCGGAAAAAAGCGCTTACGCTGCTGGATGAATGCAAATCCCTTGCTGATGAAAGCCACGCACCAATTTACGCAGCCTTTGAGAAACACATCCTGAGTGACCTATCGCTCAATGAAACACTCAAGGATGCAGCGCAGTAA